Proteins encoded in a region of the Rhizobium sp. CC-YZS058 genome:
- a CDS encoding phosphoesterase produces the protein MTQPPSSIAPPSIFAETLGSLGPRPLLAFHNDADGLSAGVILIKSLAAAGVKPVPRIVGKGENAFSAVFAAEVQARQSSGEITGLIIADLGVSSALSVGDLAVVLIDHHEPTGFPEKATVISGIADDPVPTSSLLAFRCAQSLGDAEPLLWLAAIGLIGDMAEQSGFAEMEAARALGITALRKAAALVNAPRRSASGDAGPALALLMKADGPKAVLDGRHPETAQLLAARDEVRQAVDEARRAPPKIVGPVALIRFSSPCQIHPLIAQSWTGRLRSDIVIAANFGYRPGWVHFAARAPRGADLLAFLETMRPPGADEQYGKGHKAASGGALRFDDWNLFVDRLGYGPDMHVKEGSTP, from the coding sequence GTGACCCAGCCGCCCTCGTCCATCGCCCCGCCCTCGATCTTCGCCGAAACGCTCGGAAGCCTCGGGCCCCGGCCGCTTCTCGCTTTTCATAACGACGCCGATGGTCTGTCTGCCGGCGTCATCCTGATCAAGAGCCTTGCGGCGGCCGGGGTGAAGCCCGTGCCGCGCATCGTCGGCAAGGGGGAGAACGCCTTCTCCGCCGTCTTCGCCGCCGAAGTTCAGGCGCGCCAGTCCTCAGGCGAGATCACCGGTCTGATCATCGCCGATCTCGGCGTTTCCTCGGCTCTTTCCGTCGGCGATCTGGCGGTGGTGCTGATCGATCACCATGAGCCGACCGGATTTCCGGAAAAGGCGACGGTCATCAGCGGCATTGCCGACGATCCGGTCCCAACCTCCAGCCTGCTTGCCTTCCGCTGCGCGCAGAGCCTTGGCGATGCGGAGCCGCTGCTCTGGCTGGCGGCGATCGGGCTGATCGGCGACATGGCAGAACAGAGCGGCTTTGCGGAAATGGAGGCCGCACGGGCACTCGGCATCACGGCACTGCGCAAGGCAGCGGCGCTGGTCAATGCGCCGCGCCGCTCGGCAAGCGGCGATGCCGGCCCGGCGCTCGCCCTGTTGATGAAGGCCGACGGCCCCAAGGCCGTGTTGGATGGCCGGCACCCCGAAACCGCCCAATTGCTTGCCGCGCGCGACGAGGTTCGCCAGGCGGTGGACGAGGCGCGCAGGGCGCCGCCGAAGATCGTCGGGCCGGTGGCGCTCATCCGCTTTTCCTCTCCCTGCCAGATCCATCCGCTGATCGCCCAGAGCTGGACGGGGCGGCTGCGCAGCGACATCGTGATCGCCGCCAATTTCGGCTACAGGCCGGGCTGGGTGCATTTTGCAGCCCGTGCCCCGCGCGGCGCCGATCTCCTCGCTTTTCTCGAAACGATGCGGCCGCCGGGTGCGGACGAACAATATGGCAAGGGCCACAAGGCCGCCTCCGGCGGCGCATTGCGCTTTGATGACTGGAACCTGTTCGTCGACCGCCTGGGCTATGGGCCGGACATGCATGTGAAGGAAGGATCGACCCCATGA
- a CDS encoding putative bifunctional diguanylate cyclase/phosphodiesterase, which translates to MDRLQARWVLRWALPALLSVAICGLLFAALTWAARQADDVAAARQHDLVALTVSKLRAAIAHDQESATVWDDAVQHTTDRDLDWLDGNLGKWMHSYFGHDAAIVTTSAGAPLYAFMAPGADVPSAEAFHQAYLPLLTRLQARLAAGDTEGTSDRVLSIGEADLTHVGGRPAIVSVKPIVSDSGEIEQVPGSEALHVAVRFLDRDLPAEIGKEYEFEDLQFSRTRTQDPQLSVIPLASASGEIIGYFQWRPFRPGHTVLETTSLALGLALLFIFSASSLAGNALWRRSSRLAASQTALRHQASHDSLTGLANRASFSEQLAERLTASRAETAHCVLFVDLDRFKEVNDTFGHPVGDRLITLAAARMTRLLPQATIARIGGDEFTILLDQDSVPRAEEIAEEIVKGLKQPFEIDDVHVVIGASVGVALERGPCDPVELTRRADIALYHAKAAGRNAYAIFGSHMDALLRKRRTLEQDLRDAVAERTAIEVVYQPVYDADGSGPKSLEALVRWNHPTMGPISPAEFIPLAEETGLIHEIGAIVIDEACSTLAELPGITLSINASSIELQTASYPLKILTALARWGLRAERLEIELTESVAVADKAQLARSIRLLREAGVTIAIDDFGTGYSTFSRVQSFDIDRIKIDKSFIDEVDQGNSRALVAAMIHMAQAKGLKITAEGVETAEQQETLKGLGCDNLQGFHLSRPLSRAALRALVLGQTTEIRAS; encoded by the coding sequence ATGGACAGACTACAGGCACGTTGGGTTCTCAGATGGGCGCTGCCGGCGCTTCTCTCGGTGGCGATCTGCGGCCTGCTCTTTGCCGCCCTGACCTGGGCTGCGCGGCAGGCGGACGATGTGGCCGCCGCGCGGCAGCACGATCTCGTCGCCCTGACTGTCTCCAAGCTGCGGGCGGCGATTGCCCATGATCAGGAAAGTGCGACGGTGTGGGACGATGCCGTGCAGCACACGACCGACCGTGACCTCGACTGGCTGGACGGCAATCTCGGCAAGTGGATGCACAGCTATTTCGGCCATGACGCCGCCATCGTCACCACCTCTGCCGGTGCGCCGCTCTATGCCTTCATGGCTCCGGGCGCGGACGTGCCAAGCGCCGAAGCGTTTCACCAGGCTTATCTGCCGCTCCTCACGCGCCTGCAGGCGCGGCTTGCAGCCGGCGATACCGAGGGCACAAGCGACCGGGTTCTTTCGATCGGCGAGGCCGATCTGACCCATGTCGGCGGCCGCCCGGCGATCGTCAGCGTCAAGCCGATCGTGTCGGACTCCGGCGAGATCGAGCAGGTTCCGGGCAGCGAGGCGCTGCATGTGGCGGTGCGTTTCCTCGATCGCGACCTGCCGGCCGAGATCGGCAAGGAGTATGAGTTCGAAGACCTGCAGTTCAGCCGCACGCGCACGCAGGATCCACAGCTTTCCGTCATTCCGCTGGCCTCCGCCTCGGGCGAAATCATCGGCTATTTCCAATGGCGGCCGTTCCGTCCCGGCCACACGGTGCTCGAGACCACCTCGCTGGCGCTCGGGCTGGCGCTTCTCTTCATCTTCAGTGCTTCGAGCTTGGCCGGCAACGCTCTCTGGCGCCGCTCCAGCCGGCTTGCCGCCAGCCAGACCGCCCTGCGCCACCAGGCATCGCATGACAGCCTGACCGGACTCGCCAACCGCGCCTCTTTCTCCGAACAGCTGGCAGAGCGGCTGACGGCCTCGCGGGCGGAAACCGCCCATTGCGTTTTGTTCGTCGATCTCGACCGGTTCAAGGAGGTCAATGACACCTTCGGCCATCCGGTCGGCGACCGGCTGATCACGCTGGCCGCAGCCCGCATGACACGGCTTCTGCCGCAAGCCACGATCGCCCGGATCGGCGGCGACGAGTTCACCATTCTTCTCGACCAGGACAGCGTGCCGCGCGCGGAAGAGATTGCCGAGGAGATCGTGAAGGGGCTCAAGCAGCCGTTCGAGATCGATGATGTGCATGTGGTCATCGGCGCCAGCGTCGGCGTCGCGCTCGAACGCGGCCCCTGCGATCCTGTGGAACTCACGCGCCGCGCCGATATCGCGCTCTACCATGCCAAGGCCGCCGGCCGGAATGCCTATGCGATCTTCGGCTCCCATATGGACGCGCTGCTGCGCAAGCGCCGCACCCTGGAGCAGGATCTGCGCGACGCGGTGGCCGAGCGCACGGCGATCGAGGTGGTCTATCAGCCGGTCTATGACGCCGATGGCAGCGGTCCCAAATCGCTGGAGGCACTGGTGCGCTGGAACCATCCGACGATGGGGCCGATCAGCCCGGCCGAGTTCATTCCGCTTGCCGAGGAAACCGGTCTGATTCACGAGATCGGCGCCATCGTCATAGACGAGGCCTGCAGCACGCTGGCGGAACTGCCCGGCATCACGCTGTCGATCAACGCCTCCTCGATCGAGCTGCAGACGGCCTCCTATCCGCTGAAAATCCTGACGGCGCTTGCGCGCTGGGGCCTGCGAGCGGAGCGGCTGGAAATTGAATTGACCGAGAGCGTGGCAGTGGCCGACAAGGCCCAGCTTGCCCGCAGCATCCGCCTGCTGCGGGAGGCCGGCGTCACCATCGCCATCGACGATTTCGGCACCGGCTACTCGACCTTCTCGCGCGTACAGAGCTTCGATATCGACCGTATCAAGATCGACAAGTCCTTCATCGACGAGGTCGATCAGGGCAACAGCCGCGCGCTGGTTGCGGCCATGATCCATATGGCGCAGGCCAAGGGGCTGAAGATTACCGCGGAAGGCGTGGAAACGGCCGAACAGCAGGAAACGCTGAAAGGGCTCGGATGCGACAATCTCCAGGGCTTCCACCTGTCCCGCCCGCTGTCGCGCGCCGCCCTGCGCGCGCTGGTGCTGGGCCAGACGACGGAGATCAGGGCCAGCTGA
- a CDS encoding BA14K family protein, whose product MRTLMWVSAAIYTSAAVFAAGFFTATVLMARPATQVLASADISDLWTTSPKVVEPGAQHLDRVAALSFPKPQPVAESASIDSLSIDVSTSAETQPGIDRNSTGSIEPDNGASADRPALSPEHLAWCERRYRSYDPQDNSYRSYSGSRRTCQSPFLDQAAAETGLSDGASETGDVMTISMSGETGGMEPQMGGTSLSDDHIRRCSARYASYDPADNSYRAFSGDRRPCLID is encoded by the coding sequence ATGAGAACGTTGATGTGGGTTTCCGCAGCCATCTACACGTCGGCAGCCGTTTTCGCAGCCGGCTTTTTCACCGCCACGGTGCTGATGGCGAGACCGGCGACGCAGGTCCTGGCGAGCGCCGATATTTCCGATCTGTGGACGACAAGCCCGAAGGTGGTCGAACCGGGGGCGCAGCATCTCGACCGTGTCGCAGCCTTGAGCTTCCCGAAGCCGCAGCCGGTTGCGGAGAGTGCGTCGATCGATTCCCTCTCCATCGACGTCAGCACCTCCGCCGAGACCCAGCCCGGTATCGACCGCAATTCCACGGGTTCGATCGAGCCGGACAATGGAGCGAGTGCCGATCGTCCCGCCTTGAGCCCGGAACATCTTGCCTGGTGCGAACGGCGCTACCGCTCCTACGACCCGCAGGACAACAGCTACCGCTCCTATAGCGGCAGCCGCCGCACATGCCAGTCGCCCTTCCTCGACCAGGCTGCGGCCGAAACCGGCCTCTCCGACGGCGCAAGCGAAACCGGCGATGTCATGACGATCAGCATGTCGGGCGAGACTGGCGGCATGGAGCCGCAGATGGGCGGCACCAGCCTTTCGGACGATCATATCCGCCGCTGCTCTGCCCGCTATGCCTCCTACGATCCTGCCGACAACAGCTATCGCGCGTTCAGCGGCGACCGTCGCCCCTGCCTGATCGACTGA
- a CDS encoding bifunctional sugar-binding transcriptional regulator/dihydroxyacetone kinase subunit DhaK has product MAGKVTSPRKGGAGRVAGAESGDLIPLRYGDDPYVWACWLYYEDGMTQGEIAETMGVSRATVNSYLADAREKGIVNISIEPARLASLTVAQELKRHFGLADCLVVPNDDETRPLIDRLGAAGAQALAKMIKSGDTLAVAWGRTVLSVGEHLAMKALQDVTVVQATGGTTARFAYTPELTAAAVAQAIGARCVNITAPAIVSSPEIHGLLLDEPLIREQFETLAQANRVVFGISSLRPNSTIQTSGFFDSVPLQHYLAKGAAGVLAGRFIDERGRPVAGPLDDRTIGISLDRLRAISTRVAVAGGFDKVPALLAALRGGYVSVLVTDAATGAGILRADGVTGLDARLAPRQKPAPAPNGYRTHVKKFLNNPNAVVEEMLDGLIAAHSDFLSPIEGSRRALAAREGPRTGKVGLVIGGGAGHEPCFAGYVGKGLADAVAIGNIFSSPPPDPIVKCAVAASGGRGVLFVYGNYAGDVMNFEMAAEMAAEQGIEIRTVLTTDDVASSPVEDKDGRRGVAGNVFVFKIAGAACDLGLPLEACEAVTRKANDRTFTVGVALESCSMPQTRRHNFEIGPDDMEVGMGIHGEPGVSRERIRTADEIVDTIMDTIFKEMKAEAGDRVAVLVNSFGATPLMELYILYRRVEQRLLAKSIAIEAKWVGHYCTSLDMVGASISILHLDGELSTLLAHPCQTPILTIGARQETMDRGQGSGGPRS; this is encoded by the coding sequence ATGGCAGGGAAAGTGACATCGCCGCGCAAGGGCGGCGCCGGCCGGGTGGCGGGAGCGGAAAGCGGCGACCTCATTCCGCTGCGCTATGGCGACGACCCCTATGTCTGGGCCTGCTGGCTCTATTACGAAGACGGGATGACGCAGGGCGAGATCGCCGAAACCATGGGCGTGTCGCGCGCGACCGTGAACAGCTATCTCGCCGATGCGCGCGAGAAGGGCATCGTCAACATCTCGATCGAGCCGGCCAGGCTTGCCTCCCTCACCGTTGCTCAGGAACTGAAGCGCCACTTCGGGCTCGCCGATTGCCTGGTCGTGCCCAATGACGACGAGACGCGGCCGCTGATCGATCGCTTGGGCGCCGCGGGTGCGCAGGCGCTCGCCAAGATGATCAAGTCCGGCGATACGCTGGCGGTCGCCTGGGGACGCACCGTCCTGTCGGTCGGCGAGCATCTTGCCATGAAAGCACTGCAGGATGTCACCGTCGTCCAGGCGACCGGCGGCACCACGGCGCGCTTCGCCTATACGCCCGAACTGACTGCCGCGGCCGTTGCTCAGGCGATTGGCGCGCGCTGCGTCAACATTACCGCGCCGGCGATCGTCTCCTCGCCCGAGATCCACGGCCTTTTGCTCGACGAACCGCTGATCCGCGAACAGTTCGAGACCCTGGCACAGGCCAACCGCGTCGTCTTCGGCATCTCTTCGCTGCGCCCCAACTCCACCATCCAGACAAGCGGCTTCTTCGATTCCGTGCCGCTGCAGCATTATCTGGCCAAGGGTGCGGCCGGCGTGCTGGCCGGGCGGTTCATCGACGAGCGGGGCCGGCCGGTGGCAGGGCCGCTGGATGACCGGACCATCGGCATCTCGCTCGACCGGCTGCGCGCCATCAGCACCCGGGTAGCGGTCGCAGGCGGGTTCGACAAGGTGCCGGCCCTGCTCGCCGCCCTGCGCGGGGGCTATGTCAGCGTGCTGGTCACCGATGCGGCCACCGGCGCCGGCATCCTGCGCGCCGATGGCGTCACCGGCCTCGACGCCCGGCTGGCACCGCGCCAGAAGCCCGCACCGGCGCCGAACGGATACCGCACCCACGTCAAGAAATTCCTGAACAATCCTAACGCCGTGGTCGAGGAGATGCTGGATGGGCTGATCGCCGCCCATTCCGACTTCCTGTCCCCCATCGAAGGATCGCGCCGGGCGCTCGCGGCGCGCGAAGGGCCGCGAACCGGCAAGGTCGGGCTGGTGATCGGCGGCGGCGCGGGGCATGAACCCTGTTTCGCCGGCTATGTGGGCAAGGGGCTGGCCGATGCGGTGGCAATCGGCAACATCTTCTCCTCCCCGCCGCCGGACCCGATCGTCAAATGCGCTGTCGCGGCCTCGGGCGGCCGCGGCGTACTGTTCGTCTACGGCAATTATGCCGGCGACGTCATGAATTTCGAGATGGCCGCGGAAATGGCGGCCGAACAGGGCATCGAGATCCGCACCGTGCTGACCACAGACGATGTCGCCTCTTCGCCTGTCGAGGACAAGGACGGCCGGCGCGGTGTTGCGGGCAATGTCTTCGTCTTCAAGATCGCCGGCGCCGCCTGCGATCTCGGCCTGCCGCTCGAAGCGTGCGAAGCGGTAACGCGCAAGGCCAACGATCGGACCTTCACCGTCGGCGTCGCGCTCGAATCCTGCTCCATGCCGCAGACGCGGCGGCATAATTTCGAGATCGGACCGGACGACATGGAGGTCGGCATGGGCATCCATGGCGAACCCGGCGTCTCGCGCGAACGCATCCGCACCGCCGACGAAATCGTCGATACGATCATGGATACGATCTTCAAGGAGATGAAGGCGGAAGCCGGCGACCGGGTTGCCGTGCTCGTCAATTCCTTCGGCGCCACGCCCCTGATGGAGCTCTATATCCTCTATCGTCGCGTGGAACAGCGGCTGCTCGCCAAGTCGATCGCGATCGAGGCGAAATGGGTCGGGCATTATTGCACGTCGCTCGACATGGTGGGCGCCTCGATCTCGATCCTGCATCTCGACGGCGAGCTGAGCACGCTGCTCGCGCATCCCTGCCAGACGCCGATCCTGACCATCGGCGCCAGGCAGGAAACGATGGACCGAGGCCAGGGTTCGGGAGGCCCGCGGAGCTGA
- the dhaL gene encoding dihydroxyacetone kinase subunit DhaL has product MAEPAARALAAMFERMAAAIEARKDELSELDGAIGDGDHGITMSLGFKAVVEALTRLDLETAQADEVLNTAASAFLDAVGASTGPLYATGFRRAAQALKGRGTMDLSAARDLLASLSEGVRERGKAQRGDKTMLDVWAPAAEAATASLAAGEPAAEFWKAVSTAAHAGAAATATMIAAKGRAARLRERSLGALDPGAVSAAALVEAMAAALCRA; this is encoded by the coding sequence ATGGCGGAACCCGCAGCGCGTGCCTTGGCCGCGATGTTCGAGCGCATGGCGGCAGCCATCGAGGCGCGCAAGGACGAATTATCCGAACTGGACGGCGCCATCGGCGATGGCGACCATGGCATCACCATGTCGCTCGGCTTCAAGGCGGTGGTCGAGGCGCTGACCCGGCTCGACCTTGAGACCGCGCAGGCGGACGAGGTGCTGAACACCGCCGCTTCGGCCTTTCTCGATGCCGTCGGCGCATCCACCGGCCCGCTCTATGCCACCGGCTTTCGCCGCGCCGCCCAGGCGCTGAAGGGCCGCGGCACCATGGACCTCTCCGCCGCGCGCGATCTGCTTGCAAGTCTGTCCGAGGGCGTGCGCGAGCGCGGCAAGGCGCAGCGCGGCGACAAGACCATGCTCGACGTCTGGGCACCGGCCGCGGAAGCGGCGACCGCTTCGCTGGCGGCAGGCGAGCCAGCGGCTGAATTCTGGAAAGCCGTCAGCACTGCCGCGCATGCGGGAGCGGCGGCCACGGCAACCATGATCGCCGCCAAGGGGCGGGCCGCACGGCTGCGCGAGCGCTCGCTCGGCGCGCTCGACCCCGGTGCCGTGTCCGCGGCTGCCCTGGTGGAGGCCATGGCCGCGGCGCTCTGCCGAGCCTGA